One part of the Novipirellula aureliae genome encodes these proteins:
- a CDS encoding rhodanese-like domain-containing protein: MQTIDVKQLAAEQSRNEIDVIDVRMPTEFREIHAECAHNVPLDSLDPNAVMASRNGSADQPLYVICRSGNRSEQACKKFMDAGFKNVVNVEGGTTAWDKAGLPVVRGKKAFPLMQQVQLTAGFLTLLGVVLAYFVHPYFAGLSAFVGAGLMFAGATGACPMASGLAKMPWNQCDGGGSCSA, encoded by the coding sequence ATGCAAACGATCGATGTGAAACAATTGGCAGCGGAACAAAGCCGGAACGAAATTGACGTCATTGATGTACGCATGCCTACGGAGTTTCGCGAGATTCACGCCGAATGTGCTCACAACGTTCCACTGGACTCGCTCGACCCCAACGCCGTGATGGCGTCCCGAAACGGATCGGCCGACCAGCCTTTGTATGTGATCTGTCGCAGCGGCAATCGCTCGGAGCAAGCCTGTAAAAAATTCATGGACGCTGGTTTCAAAAACGTTGTCAACGTCGAAGGTGGCACGACGGCATGGGACAAGGCGGGACTTCCAGTCGTACGTGGTAAGAAAGCCTTTCCACTGATGCAGCAGGTGCAATTGACGGCCGGATTCCTAACCTTGCTCGGAGTCGTGTTGGCATACTTCGTCCACCCCTACTTTGCCGGACTCTCTGCCTTTGTCGGGGCCGGGTTGATGTTTGCCGGAGCGACGGGCGCCTGCCCGATGGCTTCTGGACTCGCGAAGATGCCTTGGAATCAATGCGATGGCGGAGGCTCATGTTCGGCCTAG
- a CDS encoding LamG-like jellyroll fold domain-containing protein, protein MSKNRFDELLHLLLDDDITAAQMDELTEIVSDDRELLTRLRQHLSMSDRLSQYEDPLRNADRFMDALKVRLNANEDTGRFFEQVMASARDEACGQLRQASGQWKQASGQLRQASASNEKSGWQVARGLAGWMTAAVALVILASVIFQNDRQRGKDDLAITRINRGEEETSDAGVAVLTRVSGLQGAQTVDWAVGETIPPGLLEWSAGLLQLEFYCGATVVAEGPASLEILDDSRVICRSGRLRVHVPEPARGFAVLAPTVELVDLGTEFGVDVAVDGSTEVHVFDGSVELYDAMSDRNVTTRRELTAGDAVSLDHGGESRKIDTREFDFVTPNRLSTMAHLRRQEHLLEWRMFRDSLLHDPRVVAYFPFDRNVSDDRLLIGYGSNGTMLEGAIVGCEWSEGRWPSKTSLQFKRPGDRVRVTLPGEFESLTYSTWLRVDGLDRSFNSLLLTDGFDTNGPHWQIRGDGVLILGVKHPVKGKYGYKTDSIFNLFRLGQWVHLATVYDNSKSRVSHYVNGELASREALHEAASGLLTIGNATIGNWSLPVNSTLKNSERLRRQVRNFNGCMDELIVFGEALDDQEIRHIYEVGRP, encoded by the coding sequence ATGTCAAAAAATCGCTTTGATGAATTGCTGCACCTGCTGTTGGATGACGATATCACTGCGGCGCAGATGGATGAGCTAACCGAGATTGTGTCGGATGACCGAGAGTTGTTGACACGGCTTCGTCAGCATCTATCGATGAGCGACCGGTTGTCTCAATACGAAGATCCGTTGCGAAACGCTGACCGTTTCATGGATGCCCTGAAGGTTCGCCTTAACGCCAACGAGGACACCGGCAGGTTTTTTGAGCAGGTGATGGCATCGGCGCGTGACGAAGCTTGCGGGCAGTTGAGGCAGGCATCCGGGCAATGGAAACAGGCTTCCGGGCAGCTGAGACAGGCTTCCGCGAGTAACGAAAAGTCGGGTTGGCAGGTCGCACGAGGCCTCGCCGGTTGGATGACCGCAGCGGTTGCCTTGGTGATTCTGGCGAGTGTGATATTTCAGAACGACAGGCAGCGGGGCAAGGATGATTTAGCGATTACGAGGATCAATCGTGGCGAGGAAGAAACGAGTGACGCCGGGGTTGCCGTGCTGACACGAGTTTCCGGTCTACAGGGCGCACAAACGGTGGATTGGGCAGTGGGCGAAACGATTCCACCGGGTTTGCTAGAGTGGAGCGCTGGATTGCTGCAATTGGAGTTCTACTGCGGAGCAACGGTTGTCGCCGAGGGGCCGGCTTCGCTTGAGATTCTGGATGATTCTCGTGTCATTTGCCGGTCAGGGCGACTGAGAGTCCACGTTCCTGAACCGGCTCGAGGATTTGCGGTGCTGGCGCCAACGGTGGAGTTGGTGGATTTGGGCACGGAGTTCGGCGTCGACGTGGCGGTTGATGGATCCACCGAAGTTCACGTCTTTGATGGTTCCGTGGAGCTCTACGATGCCATGTCCGATCGCAATGTGACGACGCGACGCGAGCTGACCGCCGGCGACGCGGTGTCATTGGATCACGGTGGCGAGTCGCGAAAAATCGACACTCGCGAATTCGATTTCGTGACGCCGAATCGATTAAGCACGATGGCTCACTTGCGGCGACAAGAACACCTTCTCGAATGGAGGATGTTTCGTGATTCGCTGCTGCACGATCCGCGAGTGGTTGCGTACTTCCCGTTCGATCGCAACGTTTCCGACGACCGGCTTTTGATCGGATATGGTTCCAATGGCACAATGCTTGAAGGTGCGATCGTTGGCTGTGAGTGGTCGGAGGGACGCTGGCCAAGCAAGACATCGTTGCAGTTCAAACGACCAGGCGATCGCGTGCGGGTCACCCTGCCGGGAGAATTCGAGTCGTTGACGTATTCAACATGGCTACGAGTCGATGGGCTCGATCGATCATTCAATTCACTGCTACTAACGGACGGATTTGACACGAACGGACCTCACTGGCAGATTCGCGGGGATGGCGTGCTGATTCTCGGGGTGAAGCACCCTGTGAAAGGCAAGTACGGATACAAGACCGACTCGATTTTTAATCTGTTTCGGCTGGGCCAGTGGGTGCATCTTGCAACGGTATACGACAACAGCAAATCGCGAGTTTCGCACTACGTGAATGGCGAATTGGCCTCTCGAGAAGCGTTGCATGAGGCGGCGTCGGGATTGCTGACGATCGGCAACGCGACGATTGGAAACTGGAGTCTGCCGGTCAACTCGACATTGAAAAACTCAGAACGCCTACGGAGACAGGTTCGCAACTTCAATGGTTGCATGGACGAACTGATCGTCTTTGGTGAGGCATTGGACGACCAGGAAATTCGTCACATTTACGAAGTGGGGCGGCCATGA
- a CDS encoding alpha-L-fucosidase: protein MKTVAFPLLIMMVGVLPLQAQTVNPKRSNAGQRSAGFENRFAEDLKQTADSIARQNLWFRDAKFGAFIHFGVYSSLEGEYQGRGSGFRYSEWIQISAKIPAQEYHEIAAQFNPADFDADEWAKTFKDSGIRYVVITSKHHDGFALFKSMVSNYNIVDYTPFKRDIIKELSEACHRQGLKFGVYYSQAQDWDEPDAPFLNKRAGLHDIHPELPEDFEQDMDRYIMKKSLPQVEELVKNYELDLIWFDTPVGMNLERVKQFSDMVRKYRPDCLINSRIIHSGRGKIEARYLPYYDYVSIGDKEVPTRKLPLYVESPDSVSSSFGYKTKGNCYYHTPEEMLHRFVHTICAGGNALINNGPMGNGQLDPEAVRIYGVMGDWLKVNGESIYATVRNPLAERPEWGDISASKDGRTLYLHILQWPESGVLSVDGLSSAVNSAAYLATGEKADIVQEDGVLKLTLPAGPLDEYDTVVKVSLEESVSEQGNSE, encoded by the coding sequence ATGAAAACCGTCGCTTTCCCTCTGCTCATTATGATGGTCGGCGTCCTGCCGTTGCAGGCTCAAACCGTCAATCCGAAGAGGTCCAATGCAGGGCAGCGAAGCGCGGGTTTTGAAAATCGCTTTGCGGAGGACTTGAAGCAGACAGCGGATTCGATCGCCCGGCAAAACCTGTGGTTCCGTGACGCCAAGTTTGGCGCGTTCATTCACTTCGGTGTCTACTCATCCCTGGAAGGTGAGTACCAGGGCCGTGGCTCCGGGTTTCGTTATTCGGAGTGGATTCAAATCTCCGCCAAGATTCCGGCCCAGGAATACCACGAAATCGCCGCGCAGTTCAATCCCGCTGACTTTGATGCCGACGAGTGGGCCAAGACCTTCAAGGATTCTGGCATCCGCTATGTCGTGATCACGTCGAAGCATCACGATGGTTTCGCGCTCTTCAAATCGATGGTTAGCAACTACAACATCGTCGACTATACACCCTTCAAACGCGACATCATCAAGGAGCTGAGCGAGGCGTGTCATCGTCAAGGACTAAAATTCGGTGTTTATTACTCTCAAGCTCAAGACTGGGATGAGCCTGATGCCCCCTTCTTGAACAAACGAGCAGGGCTCCACGATATCCATCCTGAGTTGCCGGAAGACTTCGAGCAAGACATGGATCGATACATCATGAAAAAGAGTCTCCCGCAAGTGGAAGAGCTGGTGAAGAATTATGAGCTGGATCTGATCTGGTTTGATACACCCGTCGGGATGAATCTCGAGCGAGTCAAGCAGTTTAGCGACATGGTTCGCAAATATCGTCCCGACTGCCTGATCAACTCACGCATTATCCATTCCGGCAGAGGCAAGATCGAAGCGAGATATTTGCCGTACTATGACTATGTTTCGATCGGCGATAAAGAGGTTCCCACGCGGAAACTTCCGCTTTATGTCGAGTCGCCTGACAGTGTTAGCTCCTCCTTCGGATACAAGACCAAAGGGAACTGCTATTACCACACCCCCGAAGAAATGCTTCATCGTTTCGTACACACCATTTGCGCTGGCGGTAACGCGTTGATCAACAACGGACCAATGGGCAATGGCCAACTCGATCCTGAGGCCGTGCGGATATACGGCGTCATGGGCGACTGGCTCAAGGTCAACGGCGAATCGATTTACGCGACGGTCCGCAATCCTTTGGCCGAGCGTCCTGAGTGGGGCGACATCTCGGCGAGCAAGGATGGCAGGACGCTCTACCTACATATTCTTCAGTGGCCCGAGTCTGGCGTCCTTTCCGTGGACGGCCTGTCCTCGGCTGTTAACTCTGCGGCCTATTTGGCGACAGGCGAAAAGGCGGACATTGTCCAAGAAGATGGCGTTCTCAAACTCACGCTTCCCGCGGGCCCTCTCGATGAATATGACACCGTTGTGAAGGTCTCGTTGGAAGAATCCGTCAGTGAGCAAGGCAACTCGGAGTAA
- a CDS encoding arylsulfatase produces the protein MLVRRFFQFLMLSVVMAPSVYSDEGSRPNVVIVITDDQGYGDVAFTGNPAIKTPTIDELCKQGTLLNNFHVDPTCAPTRSALMTGRYSDRVGVWHTVQGRNMLRRRETTMADVFSANGYVTGLFGKWHLGDCYPYRPEDRGFQHSVYHEAGGVGQAPDYWGNDYFDDTYIVNGKHQRFEGFCTDVWFDEGMKFIKANKDKPFFAYISTNAPHSPYYCPEEYTKPYEGNPQVSITEFYGMITNIDDNLAKLMKLLDDQGIADNTILVFMTDNGSAGGLKDGRGYDGGQRGMKNSEYDGGHRVPFIIRWPDGKVEAGKSIERLTAHIDILPTFIDLCGLKAPEIEFDGSSIADLLHGDGSNWPDRALVVESQRVVDPIKWRKSAVMTDRWRLVNGKELYDLSSDPMQATDLAAQHPEVVERLRAEYDQFWDDVSSEHDLTSYMVIGSDRSPIVSLSSHDWLIDKLPPWNQGHIKQGAVAEESFWAIEVERDGDYEISLRRWPVEADKGINDGTYGKAFNYKQARLRIGDVDEIKDIPPGAKEVTFKVTLKKGITKLAPVFIGPGQTATPYYAYVTHQPKAGWQTPQGMGIPVYDPSYGRVPPQVRN, from the coding sequence ATGTTAGTAAGACGTTTTTTTCAATTCTTGATGCTCTCCGTCGTGATGGCGCCTTCGGTCTATTCAGACGAAGGAAGCCGACCGAATGTTGTGATTGTCATTACCGATGACCAGGGCTACGGCGATGTGGCCTTCACCGGTAACCCAGCGATCAAAACTCCGACCATCGACGAGTTGTGTAAGCAGGGAACACTGCTCAACAACTTTCACGTTGATCCCACGTGCGCCCCGACTCGCTCGGCGCTGATGACCGGTCGCTACTCCGATCGCGTCGGCGTCTGGCACACGGTTCAGGGCCGCAATATGTTGCGACGGCGTGAAACAACCATGGCTGATGTCTTTAGTGCCAACGGTTATGTCACCGGGCTATTTGGCAAATGGCATCTTGGCGACTGCTATCCTTACCGTCCCGAGGACCGGGGCTTCCAGCATAGTGTTTACCATGAAGCTGGCGGTGTCGGCCAAGCGCCCGATTATTGGGGCAACGATTATTTCGATGACACCTACATCGTCAACGGAAAGCACCAGCGTTTCGAAGGCTTCTGCACGGACGTTTGGTTCGACGAGGGGATGAAGTTCATAAAGGCCAACAAAGACAAGCCGTTCTTCGCCTATATCTCTACCAACGCGCCACATAGTCCGTACTACTGCCCCGAGGAATACACCAAGCCTTACGAAGGAAATCCTCAGGTTTCGATCACTGAATTCTACGGGATGATCACCAACATCGATGACAACTTGGCCAAGCTCATGAAGTTGCTTGATGACCAGGGGATCGCCGACAATACCATTTTGGTATTCATGACCGACAACGGCAGCGCGGGCGGTTTGAAAGACGGACGTGGCTACGACGGCGGTCAGCGTGGGATGAAGAATTCCGAGTACGACGGCGGTCACCGTGTCCCCTTTATCATTCGCTGGCCCGACGGAAAGGTCGAAGCAGGAAAATCGATCGAGCGTTTAACGGCACACATCGACATCCTACCCACTTTCATCGATCTTTGCGGGCTCAAGGCGCCCGAGATCGAATTCGATGGCAGCAGTATTGCAGACCTGCTTCACGGCGATGGCTCGAATTGGCCGGATCGTGCGTTGGTGGTTGAATCACAGCGTGTGGTTGACCCGATCAAATGGCGCAAGAGCGCCGTGATGACCGACCGTTGGCGTTTGGTCAATGGCAAGGAACTTTACGATCTGAGTTCCGACCCGATGCAGGCCACCGATTTGGCCGCCCAGCATCCGGAAGTGGTCGAACGTTTACGGGCCGAGTACGATCAGTTTTGGGACGACGTTTCTTCCGAGCACGACCTCACCAGCTATATGGTTATCGGGTCCGATCGTTCGCCCATTGTTTCGCTTTCGTCACACGATTGGCTGATCGACAAACTTCCGCCATGGAACCAGGGACACATTAAACAAGGGGCGGTTGCAGAGGAATCGTTTTGGGCGATCGAGGTCGAACGCGACGGCGACTATGAAATCTCGCTACGCCGCTGGCCCGTTGAAGCCGACAAGGGCATCAACGACGGTACCTATGGCAAGGCTTTCAACTACAAACAGGCGCGACTGCGTATCGGTGATGTCGACGAGATCAAAGACATCCCCCCAGGGGCCAAAGAGGTCACTTTCAAGGTCACGTTGAAAAAGGGTATCACCAAACTCGCCCCTGTCTTCATTGGCCCCGGCCAGACCGCCACGCCGTACTATGCCTACGTGACGCACCAACCGAAAGCCGGTTGGCAAACTCCGCAAGGCATGGGCATTCCCGTTTATGATCCCTCGTATGGACGTGTTCCACCACAGGTAAGGAATTAG
- a CDS encoding ArsR/SmtB family transcription factor, whose protein sequence is MATAKPTKQSKPLGSVQAFAAAAECLKTLAHPVRLRMVQLLLHGRYTVGEIAEDCEVPDNVASENLRLLQRCGFLDSEREGRKVFYEIAESHLAELMNCVEGRFLNGQSKDQ, encoded by the coding sequence ATGGCTACTGCAAAACCGACGAAGCAATCGAAGCCGCTTGGTAGCGTCCAGGCGTTTGCGGCTGCGGCGGAGTGTTTGAAAACGTTGGCTCATCCCGTTCGCTTGAGAATGGTCCAGTTGTTGCTCCACGGCCGCTATACCGTCGGCGAAATCGCGGAGGACTGCGAAGTTCCCGACAATGTTGCGTCGGAAAACTTGCGTTTGTTACAGCGGTGTGGCTTTTTGGACAGTGAGCGAGAAGGCCGGAAAGTGTTCTACGAAATTGCTGAATCGCATTTGGCAGAATTGATGAATTGTGTGGAAGGGCGATTTTTGAATGGCCAATCCAAGGATCAATAA
- a CDS encoding sigma-70 family RNA polymerase sigma factor, whose translation MRPQDPTLSPETADLPEFAELPEFAELVAQQHQQLRSYVRTLGVDPDWVDDLAQEAFLVAWRERDSFDQQRDYGKWLRGIARNLVRNELRKQLRHQRLLHQGLADLLVGAADTEPEPESWEQGRIPVLRDCVEQLAPKSRELVSGRYGDGWKAPDLADHFGMKPAAVRQSLSRIRQQLKQCIELRTVEG comes from the coding sequence ATGAGACCCCAAGATCCCACCCTTTCGCCTGAAACTGCAGATCTGCCTGAATTTGCAGAATTGCCTGAATTTGCAGAGCTGGTTGCTCAGCAGCATCAGCAATTGCGATCTTATGTACGGACGCTAGGGGTGGACCCCGATTGGGTGGACGATTTGGCTCAAGAAGCGTTTTTGGTTGCCTGGCGCGAGCGAGATTCGTTTGATCAGCAGAGGGATTACGGGAAATGGTTGCGTGGGATTGCTCGGAATCTGGTACGGAACGAACTTCGCAAGCAGCTACGCCATCAACGTCTACTGCACCAAGGGTTGGCGGACTTGCTCGTCGGTGCGGCGGATACTGAGCCAGAACCGGAATCGTGGGAACAAGGCCGCATTCCAGTGCTGCGAGATTGCGTTGAGCAGCTGGCGCCGAAAAGCCGAGAGTTGGTGTCGGGGCGTTATGGCGACGGATGGAAAGCTCCGGATCTTGCGGATCATTTTGGCATGAAGCCAGCTGCGGTGCGACAATCGTTGTCGCGGATTCGGCAGCAGCTGAAACAGTGTATCGAACTACGGACGGTGGAGGGCTGA
- a CDS encoding sulfite exporter TauE/SafE family protein gives MFGLAILFGWVVGFALGLTGGGGGIFAVPLLVYGLAVAPREAVGISLASVGGTALFGTVPRLVRGEVELRTGLLFAVAGMLGAPVGSYVSTLVPENMLLVMFAGLMFVVAQRMWSKACNPILPSGVCPTESEPGPDRSACQRDADGKLRLTSRCARLLVLVGLMTGVLSGLFGVGGGFVIVPALVIFSGMAIHQAVGTSLFVIVLVSISGVASHLANGNELSWETTLQFMVGGFAGMWLGGIVAKRLKGPTLQKTFSIAVVLVAIFVIFKTVVL, from the coding sequence ATGTTCGGCCTAGCCATCCTGTTCGGATGGGTTGTCGGTTTTGCACTGGGACTAACCGGTGGAGGGGGCGGCATCTTCGCGGTACCCCTGCTTGTTTACGGACTGGCGGTTGCTCCTCGCGAGGCCGTCGGTATCTCACTGGCCTCGGTCGGTGGCACCGCTTTGTTTGGTACGGTGCCTCGACTCGTTCGCGGCGAAGTGGAACTGCGTACAGGTTTGCTGTTCGCGGTCGCTGGGATGTTGGGGGCTCCAGTCGGCTCGTACGTGTCGACGCTTGTTCCTGAGAACATGTTGCTGGTGATGTTTGCCGGGCTGATGTTCGTGGTGGCACAGCGGATGTGGTCCAAGGCTTGCAATCCAATTTTACCGAGTGGCGTTTGCCCCACCGAAAGCGAACCGGGGCCAGATCGAAGTGCTTGCCAGCGTGACGCCGATGGCAAGCTTCGACTGACGTCGCGATGTGCCCGACTGTTGGTGCTGGTTGGGCTAATGACGGGCGTACTGTCGGGCCTGTTCGGTGTCGGAGGTGGTTTTGTGATTGTCCCGGCGCTGGTGATCTTCAGCGGTATGGCAATCCATCAAGCGGTCGGAACCTCCTTGTTCGTGATCGTTTTGGTAAGCATCAGTGGCGTAGCGTCGCACTTGGCAAACGGAAACGAACTGTCGTGGGAAACCACCCTGCAATTCATGGTCGGAGGTTTTGCAGGCATGTGGCTGGGCGGCATCGTCGCTAAGCGATTGAAGGGACCGACGCTTCAGAAGACATTTTCGATTGCGGTTGTGTTGGTCGCGATTTTTGTGATTTTCAAGACAGTGGTTTTGTAA
- a CDS encoding right-handed parallel beta-helix repeat-containing protein, with amino-acid sequence MFGVVSTRTEYYLDAADFYVSPNGSDAWSGTLPTPDDEGADGPFATLQRARDAIREMGTRPSEDLVVEVREGTYQLSETVVFGIQDSPQGDSTVTYAAYPGETPVFSSGKEIEGWTKVTDALPGLPAVANGNIWVADVSDRFFTLYDAEGLLPRARSEGFIPLGGGSRNQLHFPAGRLKNWPNVEDVEIIVRPHHAWISNVLPLESVDEEKQLARTSLDATYAMNKLHFLPTTESCWVENALEELDEPGEWVLNTKEGKVYLWPRNKTTVLAPQLTELIRIEGEVDKEGPTDTPVRNLRFVGLTFMHGERYQLTADDAGLQHDWDMLDKANALVRLRGTENCTIEKCHFAHSGSGAIRVDLHGQENKITGNHIEHMGGAGILLCGYGPGTKDVNRKNLVDNNHIHHMGLIYMHSPGIMIWQSGENRVANNLIHHMPYCGMIISGCMTHFFAKNGRELGRTIRRHEIGNLSRNPTLEDVRPFLHSHDNAIEYNEIHNVMETMGDGNGIYIRGAGAGNVIRRNYIHHLVTPMLMQAAIRTDGGQRDTLIAENLIYKCMAQGIILKLNNRAENNLVVDVLAPPRGYYMSLREGPLEGAVIKRNVFYSVNQESVFIDELAPGNGRKTEDSRGRRLARAKDADTDFNIYYCAVAPELGQQMLEKQQADGVDANSRATDPMFVDPENGDFRFQPGSPALEMGIVPIDMSQIGLRSPQTIE; translated from the coding sequence ATGTTCGGTGTCGTTAGTACTCGAACCGAGTATTACCTAGACGCTGCGGATTTCTATGTGTCCCCCAATGGCTCCGACGCTTGGAGTGGTACCTTGCCCACGCCCGATGATGAAGGCGCAGATGGTCCATTCGCCACACTGCAGCGGGCGCGTGACGCGATTCGAGAGATGGGAACGCGTCCGTCCGAGGATCTTGTTGTCGAAGTTCGCGAGGGAACCTACCAACTCAGCGAAACCGTTGTGTTTGGAATACAAGATTCTCCGCAGGGCGATTCGACCGTCACTTATGCTGCGTATCCTGGCGAGACGCCAGTATTCAGCTCGGGCAAAGAGATCGAGGGATGGACGAAAGTAACCGATGCACTGCCTGGCCTACCTGCGGTAGCCAATGGCAACATTTGGGTGGCCGATGTCTCCGATCGATTCTTCACCCTTTATGATGCGGAGGGTTTACTCCCGCGAGCCCGATCCGAAGGGTTTATCCCGCTCGGTGGGGGCAGTCGCAATCAGCTGCACTTCCCAGCGGGCCGATTGAAGAATTGGCCCAACGTGGAAGATGTGGAGATCATTGTCCGTCCGCATCACGCCTGGATTTCGAATGTGTTGCCATTGGAGTCGGTCGATGAAGAAAAACAGTTGGCCAGGACATCACTCGATGCAACCTACGCCATGAACAAACTTCATTTCCTGCCGACTACCGAGTCGTGCTGGGTTGAAAATGCTCTGGAGGAACTCGACGAACCCGGTGAATGGGTTCTCAATACGAAGGAGGGCAAGGTTTACCTTTGGCCGCGAAACAAGACGACCGTCTTGGCTCCTCAATTGACGGAGTTGATTCGTATCGAAGGCGAGGTCGACAAGGAAGGCCCCACCGACACGCCGGTGCGGAATCTGCGTTTCGTGGGGCTGACGTTCATGCATGGCGAACGCTATCAGCTCACCGCGGACGATGCCGGGCTGCAGCATGATTGGGATATGCTCGATAAAGCCAATGCCTTGGTTCGCCTGCGCGGAACCGAAAATTGCACGATTGAGAAATGTCACTTTGCCCATAGTGGCAGCGGTGCGATCCGCGTCGATCTGCATGGACAGGAAAACAAGATTACCGGTAACCATATCGAGCATATGGGAGGCGCTGGAATCCTGCTCTGCGGCTACGGTCCGGGCACCAAGGATGTGAATCGAAAAAATCTCGTCGACAACAACCACATTCATCATATGGGGCTAATCTACATGCATTCGCCTGGCATCATGATTTGGCAGAGTGGCGAGAATCGCGTGGCGAACAATCTGATCCATCATATGCCTTACTGTGGAATGATCATCTCCGGATGCATGACCCACTTTTTCGCGAAGAACGGCCGCGAGCTAGGTCGAACGATTCGGAGGCATGAAATAGGTAACCTGTCTAGGAATCCGACGCTAGAAGATGTTCGACCATTCCTTCACTCGCATGACAACGCCATCGAATACAACGAGATTCACAACGTTATGGAAACGATGGGCGACGGCAACGGAATCTACATTCGCGGAGCGGGTGCGGGCAATGTGATCCGTCGAAATTATATCCACCACCTGGTCACTCCCATGCTGATGCAGGCGGCGATTCGAACCGATGGAGGGCAACGTGATACGCTGATCGCTGAAAATTTGATTTACAAATGCATGGCACAAGGGATCATTTTAAAACTCAATAATCGTGCCGAAAATAACTTGGTAGTGGACGTGCTTGCCCCGCCTCGAGGCTACTACATGTCGCTGCGAGAAGGCCCGTTGGAGGGCGCGGTAATCAAACGAAACGTCTTTTATTCGGTCAACCAAGAATCGGTATTTATCGATGAATTGGCTCCCGGGAATGGAAGGAAAACCGAAGATAGCAGAGGGCGTCGACTAGCCCGTGCGAAAGATGCCGATACGGATTTCAATATCTACTACTGCGCCGTCGCTCCAGAATTAGGACAACAGATGCTGGAAAAACAACAAGCCGATGGAGTGGACGCAAACAGTCGGGCGACAGACCCAATGTTCGTCGACCCGGAAAACGGCGACTTTCGATTCCAACCCGGTTCACCCGCGTTGGAAATGGGCATCGTACCAATTGATATGTCTCAAATCGGATTGCGTAGCCCACAAACAATCGAGTAG
- a CDS encoding alpha/beta hydrolase, producing the protein MMKTLKILLLVLVTGSIGYAQTPKWDGQSFRDVPYKQVGQRKLLMDIYMPETQVSEKAPVIYYVHGGGWAAGNKEKFGQPLMLPMFRQLSKNGFVCVSISYRLCKKGQGVLMRDCVTDAMDGLRFLKQNSEQYSIDPDRIVVFGDSAGGQLAQMLTYASPENFVGDPKLAEIDVQPRAGISWYGPSDFTDVNLFKTTFSDKNPNRFGSRITGDDNGYKKNPKAFEEMSSYYWIKKDSPPMLVLQGDTDATIPLPHAIHLKEKADRIGADVEMIIVKNAGHNWRKAGGDPVPGVEEIQRISAEYALQKVTPLKQQD; encoded by the coding sequence ATGATGAAAACTCTAAAGATTCTTTTGCTGGTCCTGGTGACCGGAAGCATCGGTTATGCCCAGACGCCAAAGTGGGATGGGCAAAGTTTCCGCGATGTTCCCTACAAGCAAGTCGGCCAGCGAAAGCTGCTGATGGATATCTACATGCCTGAAACCCAGGTGTCGGAAAAGGCGCCGGTGATCTACTACGTGCATGGTGGAGGCTGGGCCGCAGGGAACAAAGAGAAATTCGGGCAGCCACTCATGCTGCCCATGTTTCGCCAGTTGTCAAAAAATGGATTCGTCTGTGTGTCGATCAGCTACCGGCTCTGCAAGAAGGGACAGGGTGTTCTGATGCGTGATTGCGTCACGGATGCGATGGATGGACTGCGTTTTTTGAAACAGAACTCCGAGCAATACTCCATTGATCCGGATCGGATTGTCGTCTTTGGCGACTCGGCGGGGGGGCAGCTCGCTCAAATGCTAACGTATGCCTCGCCCGAGAACTTTGTCGGTGATCCGAAACTTGCTGAGATCGATGTTCAACCACGCGCGGGAATCTCTTGGTATGGACCATCTGATTTTACGGATGTCAACCTTTTTAAAACCACTTTTTCGGACAAGAATCCTAATCGCTTTGGCAGTAGGATCACGGGTGACGATAACGGTTACAAAAAGAATCCGAAGGCCTTCGAGGAAATGAGTTCCTACTACTGGATCAAGAAGGACAGTCCTCCGATGCTCGTTTTGCAAGGTGATACCGACGCGACGATCCCTCTGCCGCATGCGATTCATTTGAAGGAAAAGGCGGATCGCATTGGAGCTGATGTTGAAATGATTATCGTGAAGAACGCTGGCCATAATTGGAGGAAAGCCGGAGGAGACCCGGTTCCAGGTGTGGAGGAAATTCAACGCATTAGCGCGGAATACGCATTGCAGAAGGTCACACCATTGAAACAACAAGATTAA